From Variovorax sp. PMC12, the proteins below share one genomic window:
- a CDS encoding chemotaxis protein CheW has product MAEIASIQQRQQQQPGASTGAGRLEVVTFKLGEEEYGIDIQKVQELRGYDAVTRIANAPEYIKGVVNLRGIIVPIIDMRIKFKLGDPTYDQFTVVIVLNIGGRVVGMVVDSVSDVITLSAEQIKPAPEMGSVLDADYLIGLGTLEERMLILVDIDRLMSSQEMGLIEKMAA; this is encoded by the coding sequence ATGGCAGAGATCGCAAGCATCCAGCAACGGCAACAGCAGCAGCCCGGCGCTTCCACAGGCGCGGGCCGCCTGGAGGTGGTGACGTTCAAGCTGGGCGAAGAGGAATACGGGATCGACATCCAGAAGGTGCAGGAGCTGCGCGGCTACGACGCGGTGACGCGGATCGCGAACGCGCCGGAGTACATCAAGGGGGTGGTGAACCTGCGCGGGATCATCGTCCCGATCATCGACATGCGCATCAAGTTCAAGCTGGGCGACCCGACGTACGACCAGTTCACGGTGGTGATCGTGCTGAACATCGGCGGTCGCGTGGTGGGGATGGTGGTGGACAGCGTGTCGGACGTGATCACGCTGTCGGCCGAGCAGATCAAGCCGGCGCCGGAGATGGGTTCGGTGCTGGACGCGGACTACCTGATCGGGCTGGGCACGCTGGAAGAGCGGATGCTGATCCTGGTGGACATCGACCGGCTCATGTCGAGCCAGGAAATGGGCCTCATCGAGAAGATGGCGGCCTGA
- a CDS encoding flagellar basal body P-ring protein FlgI — translation MRIASAVVVALGVFGFAPAHAERLKELASIQGVRDNPLIGYGLMVGLDGTGDQTMQTPFTTQSLNNMLQQLGITIPQGVNMQLKNVAAVMVTATLPSFARAGQNIDVTVSSMGNAKSLRGGTLLMTPLKGVDGATYAVAQGNMVVGGAGASANGSKVQVNQLSSGRIPGGALVERTVEAPVGGEGTFTLELNRSDFGTTQRAVDAINRQFGAGSAEAIDARVIRVRAPEPQQRVGFLAKLEDLEVTPTQAGARVVVNARTGSVVMNQAVRVKDCAIAHGNLSVVINTEPVISQPGALSGGTTVAAQTSQISVNQGGGAMQMVRGGASLSDVVKGLNALGANPQDLVSILQAMKSAGALSAELEII, via the coding sequence TTGCGCATCGCCTCGGCGGTGGTGGTGGCGCTGGGTGTCTTCGGGTTTGCGCCCGCGCATGCGGAGCGCCTCAAGGAGCTGGCGAGCATCCAGGGGGTGCGGGACAACCCGTTGATCGGCTATGGGCTCATGGTGGGCCTGGACGGTACGGGCGACCAGACGATGCAGACGCCGTTCACGACGCAGAGCCTGAACAACATGCTGCAGCAGCTGGGCATCACGATTCCGCAGGGCGTGAACATGCAGCTGAAGAACGTGGCAGCCGTCATGGTGACGGCCACGCTGCCTTCGTTCGCGCGGGCGGGGCAGAACATCGACGTGACGGTGTCGTCCATGGGCAATGCGAAGAGCCTGCGCGGCGGCACGCTGCTGATGACGCCGCTGAAGGGCGTCGACGGCGCGACCTATGCGGTGGCGCAAGGCAACATGGTGGTCGGCGGCGCGGGAGCGTCGGCCAATGGCAGCAAGGTGCAGGTCAACCAGCTGAGCTCGGGCCGCATTCCGGGCGGTGCGCTGGTCGAGCGCACGGTCGAGGCGCCGGTGGGGGGCGAAGGCACGTTCACGCTCGAACTCAACCGCTCCGACTTCGGCACCACGCAGCGCGCGGTCGATGCCATCAACCGGCAGTTCGGCGCGGGCTCGGCCGAGGCGATCGACGCGCGCGTGATCCGCGTGCGGGCGCCCGAGCCGCAGCAGCGCGTGGGTTTCCTCGCGAAGCTCGAAGATCTCGAAGTGACGCCGACGCAGGCCGGCGCGCGCGTGGTGGTCAATGCGCGCACTGGCTCGGTGGTCATGAACCAGGCGGTGCGGGTGAAGGACTGTGCCATCGCGCACGGCAACCTGTCGGTGGTCATCAACACCGAGCCCGTCATCAGCCAGCCGGGTGCGCTCTCGGGCGGCACCACGGTGGCGGCGCAGACCTCGCAGATTTCAGTGAACCAGGGCGGCGGCGCCATGCAGATGGTGCGCGGCGGTGCCTCGCTGTCGGACGTGGTCAAGGGGCTCAATGCCCTGGGCGCGAATCCGCAGGACCTGGTGTCGATCCTGCAGGCCATGAAATCGGCCGGCGCGCTGAGCGCCGAGCTGGAAATCATCTGA
- the flgJ gene encoding flagellar assembly peptidoglycan hydrolase FlgJ, which yields MTVSNMGAGAGAWNTSDVASRAGALDQRFALDVQGVDALRRTVRASPEEGLQQVSRQFEAMFMNMVLKSMREATPSSGMLDSQSQKVYQSMFDQQLAQNLSGRGVGLAEAMLEQLRRTLPSGPPDAEADAEIGIRPMLLEPRASGLPLSPRAGIPIGSAPTGRVSTAADLGVYQYSGERRAPAANASLQGQVDEFVGRMGASAQVASTASGVPAPLILAQAALESGWGKREIRADDGTQSFNLFGIKADRSWKGPTVETTTTEYVDGEPQKVRAKFRAYASYDEAFTDYARFITRNPRYANVLATDDPHEAAHGLQRAGYATDPKYGEKLVRIMQKFG from the coding sequence ATGACCGTCTCGAACATGGGCGCCGGCGCGGGCGCATGGAACACCTCCGACGTGGCCAGCCGCGCCGGCGCGCTCGACCAGCGCTTTGCGCTGGACGTGCAGGGCGTCGATGCGCTGCGCCGCACCGTGCGCGCGTCGCCGGAAGAGGGGCTGCAGCAGGTCTCTCGCCAGTTCGAAGCCATGTTCATGAACATGGTGCTCAAGAGCATGCGCGAAGCCACGCCTTCCAGCGGCATGCTCGACAGCCAGAGCCAGAAGGTCTACCAGTCGATGTTCGACCAGCAGCTCGCGCAGAACCTCTCGGGGCGCGGCGTGGGGCTGGCCGAGGCCATGCTCGAGCAACTGCGCCGCACCTTGCCCTCGGGCCCGCCCGATGCAGAGGCCGACGCCGAGATCGGCATCCGGCCGATGCTGCTCGAGCCTCGCGCCAGCGGCCTGCCGTTGTCTCCGCGCGCGGGCATTCCCATCGGCTCCGCGCCCACCGGACGTGTCTCCACGGCGGCCGACCTGGGCGTGTACCAGTACAGCGGCGAGCGCCGTGCGCCGGCAGCGAATGCTTCGCTGCAGGGCCAGGTCGACGAGTTCGTGGGCCGCATGGGCGCTTCCGCGCAGGTGGCCAGCACGGCCAGCGGCGTGCCCGCGCCGTTGATCCTGGCGCAGGCCGCGCTGGAGTCGGGCTGGGGCAAGCGCGAGATCCGCGCGGACGACGGCACGCAGAGCTTCAACCTGTTCGGCATCAAGGCCGACCGCAGCTGGAAGGGCCCGACGGTCGAGACCACCACCACCGAATACGTCGACGGCGAGCCGCAGAAGGTGCGCGCCAAGTTCCGCGCCTACGCGTCGTACGACGAAGCCTTCACCGACTACGCGCGCTTCATCACGCGCAACCCGCGCTACGCGAACGTGCTGGCCACCGACGACCCGCACGAAGCCGCGCACGGCCTGCAGCGCGCGGGCTACGCCACCGATCCGAAGTACGGCGAGAAGCTGGTTCGCATCATGCAGAAATTCGGCTGA